A window from Cydia strobilella chromosome 9, ilCydStro3.1, whole genome shotgun sequence encodes these proteins:
- the LOC134744474 gene encoding endothelial zinc finger protein induced by tumor necrosis factor alpha-like: MTSIILMRKLLAMKLNKAEFDRIKLQQANIKQKKQKVLSSLKEILENQSSNKTCRLCLRSGGRNIFGGDQGFDVALNIRYILGVEITEDDGKPQHICSDCEHTVRQASQLKQTAETTQWRLQQELEMVANDAASDWSDGREQHGGYFKTMDADIAREWICGKCRTSFNTQEEFTEHEKLPSCRTQARGYVCETCGLEMKSMSRLKRHKLTHTNVLPHLCTACPYRARTLHALHVHARAHAGTRPARCPCGAAFASASNLASHRRTHLPPAFPCQLCGRGFKFKAALQNHMASQHSNAKPYNCNICAKAFSTRKMILRHELKAHNRPKMRSGILPSYMRIQEDN; the protein is encoded by the exons ATGACCAGTATCATTTTAATGCGAAAACTATTAGCCATGAAACTAAACAAGGCAGAATTTGACAGAATTAAACTACAGCAAGCGAATATAAAGCAAAAGAAGCAAAAAGTTCTGAG ttcATTAAAAGAAATTCTAGAGAATCAGTCATCTAATAAAACATGCAGACTGTGCCTAAGGTCTGGTGGAAGGAATATATTCGGAGGAGATCAGGGCTTTGATGTTGCTCTCAACATTAGATACATCTTAGGAGTAGAG ATTACAGAAGATGACGGCAAGCCACAGCACATTTGCAGTGACTGTGAACACACAGTGCGGCAGGCATCGCAACTCAAGCAGACAGCGGAGACCACACAATGGCGGTTGCAACAAGAATTAGAGATGG TGGCTAATGATGCGGCGTCAGACTGGAGCGATGGGCGGGAGCAGCACGGCGGTTACTTTAAGACAATGGACGCAGACATTGCGCGGGAGTGGATCTGTGGAAAGTGCCGTACGTCCTTTAATACgcag GAGGAATTCACCGAACATGAGAAACTGCCGTCCTGCAGAACACAGGCCAGGGGCTATGTGTGTGAGACTTGCGGCTTGGAAATGAAGTCTATGTCGCGGCTCAAGAGACACAA GTTGACCCACACAAACGTCCTGCCGCACCTGTGCACGGCGTGCCCGTACCGCGCGCGCACGCTGCACGCGCTGCACGtgcacgcgcgcgcgcacgccgGCACGCGGCCCGCGCGCTGCCCGTGCGGCGCCGCCTTCGCCTCGGCCTCCAACCTCGCCTCGCACCGCCGCACGCACCTCCCGCCCGCCTTCCCCTGCCAGCTGTGCGGCCGGGGCTTCAAGTTCAAAGCG GCCCTTCAGAACCACATGGCGTCTCAGCACAGCAACGCGAAGCCCTATAACTGCAATATATGTGCGAAAGCTTTTTCTACAAG AAAGATGATCCTCCGTCACGAGTTGAAAGCGCACAATCGGCCTAAAATGCGCTCCGGAATCCTGCCCAGCTACATGCGGATACAGGAAGATAACTGA
- the LOC134743966 gene encoding uncharacterized protein LOC134743966 — translation MESRPGLSVSVNGISDPKCVANVFMEQFNVKCSSTAVGEAEPQQVLDAGGVDGESQTRFSASDRNSVRWGDVMSDEYGLECGVRQGGLTSPKLFNLYMDALIGGLSSTHVGCHVDRVCFNNISYADDMVLLSPSVGGIRILIEKCESYAQKHNLRYNVAKSEYMVFKAGSRCPSYVPPIRLNGEQLRRVYSFKYLGHLITDDLRDDADIERERRALAIRANMIARRFSGCTAQVKITLFRAYCTSLYACSLWTRYTQRPMNAMRVQYNDAFRVLLRLPRFCSASGMFADAHVDGFHATLRKRCAATLRRVRDSRHSLLTVVAGRWDSALIRHWTSQHLSLGTNIVI, via the exons ATGGAATCTAGGCCTGGTCTGTCTGTGAGTGTTAACGGTATCTCGGATCCTAAGTGTGTTGCTAACGTGTTTATGGAACAGTTCAATGTGAAGTGCTCTTCCACCGCCGTCGGCGAGGCCGAGCCGCAGCAGGTGCTCGATGCTGGCGGAGTGGACGGGGAGTCGCAGACCAGGTTCAGTGCTAGCgac AGGAATAGTGTGCGTTGGGGTGACGTGATGTCCGACGAGTACGGACTCGAGTGCGGGGTAAGGCAGGGGGGGTTGACCTCCCCCAAGCTGTTCAATCTGTATATGGATGCCCTGATCGGTGGGCTCAGCAGTACTCATGTCGGTTGTCATGTAGATAGGGTGTGCTTTAATAACATAAGTTATGCCGATGACATGGTACTGCTGAGCCCATCGGTCGGCGGTATAAGAATACTAATTGAGAAGTGCGAGTCTTATGCCCAAAAACATAACTTACGATATAATGTCGCGAAAAGTGAGTACATGGTTTTCAAGGCGGGGAGCAGGTGCCCATCATACGTCCCACCCATTCGTTTGAATGGCGAGCAGCTGAGGAGGGTATATTCATTCAAATATCTTGGGCACTTGATCACCGACGATTTGCGTGACGACGCGGACATTGAACGCGAACGTAGGGCATTAGCTATTAGGGCTAATATGATCGCCCGTAGGTTCAGCGGGTGTACAGCGcaagttaaaataacactttttcgaGCGTACTGTACTTCGCTGTACGCCTGCAGCCTCTGGACGAGGTACACGCAGCGTCCTATGAATGCCATGCGTGTACAGTACAACGACGCGTTCAGGGTACTGTTGCGTCTGCCGCGAttctgcagcgcgtcgggcatgttcgccgacgcgcatgtggatggtttccacgcgacgctgcgcaagcgctgcgccgcgacgctccgaagggtgcgcgacagccgccacagtctcctgaccgtcgtggcagggagatgggacagtgcacttattaggcactggacctcccaacatcttagtttaggtactaacatagtaatttaa